A part of Escherichia marmotae genomic DNA contains:
- the murC gene encoding UDP-N-acetylmuramate--L-alanine ligase, with translation MNTQQLAKLRSIVPEMRRVRHIHFVGIGGAGMGGIAEVLANEGYQISGSDLAPNPVTQQLMNLGATIYFNHRPENVRDASVVVVSSAISADNPEIVAAHEARIPVIRRAEMLAELMRFRHGIAIAGTHGKTTTTAMVSSIYAEAGLDPTFVNGGLVKAAGVHARLGHGRYLIAEADESDASFLHLQPMVAIVTNIEADHMDTYQGDFENLKQTFINFLHNLPFYGRAVMCVDDPVIRELLPRVGRQITTYGFSEDADVRVEDYQQIGPQGHFTLLRQDKEPMRVTLNAPGRHNALNAAAAVAVATEEGIDDDAILRALESFQGTGRRFDFLGEFPLEPVNGKSGTAMLVDDYGHHPTEVDATIKAARAGWPDKNLVMLFQPHRFTRTRDLYDDFANVLTQVDTLLMLDVYPAGEAPIPGADSRSLCRTIRGRGKIDPILVPDPAQVAEMLAPVLTGNDLILVQGAGNIGKIARSLAEIKLKPQTPEEEQHD, from the coding sequence ATGAATACACAACAATTGGCAAAACTGCGTTCCATCGTGCCCGAAATGCGTCGCGTTCGGCACATACACTTTGTCGGCATCGGTGGTGCCGGTATGGGCGGTATTGCCGAAGTTCTGGCCAATGAAGGGTATCAGATCAGTGGTTCCGATTTAGCGCCAAATCCGGTCACGCAGCAGTTAATGAATCTGGGGGCGACGATTTACTTCAACCATCGCCCGGAAAACGTGCGTGACGCCAGCGTGGTCGTTGTTTCCAGCGCGATTTCTGCTGACAACCCAGAGATTGTTGCTGCCCATGAAGCGCGTATTCCGGTTATTCGTCGTGCGGAAATGCTGGCCGAGTTAATGCGTTTTCGTCATGGCATCGCCATTGCCGGGACACACGGTAAAACCACCACCACCGCGATGGTTTCCAGCATCTACGCAGAAGCGGGCCTCGACCCGACCTTCGTTAACGGTGGGCTGGTAAAAGCGGCGGGTGTTCATGCACGTTTAGGTCACGGGCGTTACCTGATTGCCGAAGCGGATGAGAGCGACGCATCGTTCCTGCATCTGCAACCGATGGTGGCGATTGTCACCAATATCGAAGCCGATCACATGGATACCTACCAGGGTGACTTCGAGAATTTAAAACAGACTTTTATTAATTTTCTGCACAACCTGCCGTTTTACGGACGTGCGGTGATGTGTGTTGACGACCCGGTGATCCGTGAGTTGTTACCGCGCGTTGGCCGTCAGATTACCACTTATGGTTTCAGTGAAGATGCTGACGTTCGTGTGGAAGATTATCAGCAGATTGGCCCGCAGGGGCACTTTACGTTGCTGCGCCAGGACAAAGAGCCGATGCGCGTTACTCTGAATGCGCCAGGCCGTCATAATGCGCTGAACGCTGCCGCTGCGGTTGCGGTCGCCACGGAAGAGGGGATTGACGACGACGCTATTCTGCGTGCGCTGGAGAGCTTCCAGGGAACCGGTCGTCGCTTTGATTTCCTCGGTGAGTTTCCGCTGGAGCCGGTCAACGGTAAAAGCGGTACAGCAATGCTGGTCGATGACTACGGCCACCATCCGACAGAAGTGGATGCCACGATTAAAGCGGCGCGTGCTGGCTGGCCGGATAAAAACCTGGTGATGCTGTTTCAGCCGCACCGTTTCACCCGCACTCGTGATCTGTATGACGATTTTGCCAATGTCCTGACCCAGGTCGATACCTTATTGATGCTGGACGTTTATCCGGCTGGCGAAGCACCGATTCCGGGAGCGGACAGCCGTTCGTTGTGTCGTACAATTCGTGGACGTGGGAAAATTGATCCCATTCTGGTGCCTGATCCGGCGCAGGTAGCCGAGATGTTAGCACCGGTATTAACTGGTAACGACCTGATTCTTGTGCAGGGGGCGGGTAATATCGGAAAAATTGCTCGTTCTTTAGCTGAAATCAAACTGAAGCCGCAAACTCCGGAGGAAGAGCAACATGACTGA
- the ftsQ gene encoding cell division protein FtsQ codes for MSQAALNTRNSEEEISSRRNNGTRLAGILFLLTVLTTVLVSGWVVLGWMEDAQRLPLSKLVLTGERHYTRNDDIRQSILALGEPGTFMTQDVNIIQTQIEQRLPWIKQVSVRKQWPDELKIHLVEYVPIARWNDQHMVDAEGNTFSVPPDRTSKQVLPMLYGPEGSANEVLQGYREMGQMLAKDRFTLKEAAMTARRSWQLTLNNDIKLNLGRGDTMKRLARFVELYPVLQQQAQTDGKRISYVDLRYDSGAAVGWAPLPPEESTQQQNQAQAEQQ; via the coding sequence ATGTCGCAGGCTGCTCTGAACACGCGAAACAGCGAGGAAGAGATTTCTTCTCGCCGCAATAATGGAACACGTCTGGCGGGGATCCTTTTCCTGCTGACGGTTTTAACGACAGTGTTGGTGAGCGGCTGGGTCGTGTTGGGCTGGATGGAAGATGCGCAACGCCTGCCGCTCTCAAAGCTGGTGTTGACCGGTGAACGGCATTACACGCGTAATGACGATATCCGGCAGTCGATCCTGGCGTTGGGTGAGCCGGGTACTTTTATGACCCAGGATGTCAACATCATCCAGACGCAAATAGAACAACGCCTGCCGTGGATTAAGCAGGTGAGCGTCAGAAAGCAGTGGCCTGATGAATTGAAGATTCATCTGGTTGAATATGTGCCGATTGCGCGGTGGAATGATCAACATATGGTAGACGCCGAAGGAAATACCTTCAGCGTGCCACCAGATCGCACCAGCAAGCAGGTGCTCCCGATGTTGTATGGCCCGGAAGGCAGCGCAAATGAAGTGTTGCAGGGCTATCGCGAAATGGGGCAGATGCTGGCAAAGGACAGATTTACTCTGAAGGAAGCGGCGATGACCGCGCGGCGTTCCTGGCAGTTGACGCTGAATAACGATATTAAGCTCAACCTTGGCCGGGGCGATACGATGAAACGTTTGGCTCGCTTTGTAGAACTTTATCCGGTTTTACAGCAGCAGGCGCAAACCGATGGCAAACGGATTAGCTACGTTGATTTGCGTTATGACTCTGGTGCGGCAGTAGGCTGGGCGCCCTTGCCGCCAGAGGAATCTACTCAGCAACAAAATCAGGCACAGGCAGAACAACAATGA
- the murD gene encoding UDP-N-acetylmuramoyl-L-alanine--D-glutamate ligase, producing the protein MADYLGKNVVIIGLGLTGLSCVDFFLARGVTPRVMDTRMTPLGLDKLPETVERHTGGLNDEWLMAADLIVASPGIALAHPSLSAAADAGIEIVGDIELFCREAQAPIVAITGSNGKSTVTTLVGEMAKAAGVNVGVGGNIGLPALMLLDDECELYVLELSSFQLETTSSLQAVAATILNVTEDHMDRYPFGLQQYRAAKLRIYENAKVCVVNADDALTMPIRGADERCVSFGVNMGDYHLNHQQGETWLRVKGEKVLNVKEMKLSGQHNYTNALAALALADAAGLPRASSLTALTTFTGLPHRFEVVLEHNGVRWINDSKATNVGSTEAALNGLHVDGTLHLLLGGDGKSADFSPLARYLNGDNVRLYCFGRDGAQLAALRPEVAEQTETMEQAMRLLAPRVRPGDMVLLSPACASLDQFKSFEQRGNEFARLAKEFG; encoded by the coding sequence ATGGCTGATTACCTGGGTAAAAATGTCGTCATTATCGGCCTGGGCCTCACCGGGCTTTCCTGCGTAGACTTTTTCCTTGCTCGCGGCGTGACGCCGCGCGTTATGGATACGCGTATGACACCGCTTGGCCTGGATAAATTACCCGAAACGGTAGAACGTCATACTGGCGGTCTTAATGATGAATGGCTGATGGCGGCAGATCTTATTGTCGCCAGCCCCGGCATTGCGCTGGCGCATCCATCCTTAAGCGCCGCTGCCGATGCCGGAATCGAAATCGTTGGTGATATCGAACTGTTCTGCCGCGAAGCGCAAGCGCCGATTGTGGCGATCACGGGTTCTAACGGCAAAAGTACGGTCACCACCTTAGTGGGCGAAATGGCGAAAGCAGCAGGTGTTAACGTTGGCGTCGGTGGCAACATTGGTCTGCCAGCGTTGATGTTACTCGATGATGAGTGCGAACTGTACGTGTTGGAACTGTCGAGCTTCCAACTGGAAACAACCTCCAGTTTACAGGCGGTGGCAGCGACCATTCTGAACGTAACTGAAGATCATATGGATCGTTATCCGTTTGGTTTGCAACAGTATCGTGCGGCAAAACTGCGCATTTACGAAAATGCGAAAGTTTGCGTGGTTAATGCCGATGATGCCTTAACGATGCCGATCCGCGGTGCGGATGAACGTTGCGTCAGCTTTGGCGTCAACATGGGTGACTATCACCTGAATCATCAGCAGGGCGAAACCTGGCTGCGGGTGAAAGGTGAGAAAGTGTTGAACGTGAAAGAGATGAAACTTTCAGGACAACATAACTACACCAATGCGCTGGCGGCACTGGCGCTGGCGGATGCCGCAGGGTTACCGCGAGCCAGCAGCCTGACAGCGCTAACGACTTTTACCGGTCTGCCGCATCGCTTTGAAGTGGTGCTTGAGCACAATGGCGTACGCTGGATTAACGACTCGAAAGCTACCAACGTCGGCAGTACGGAAGCCGCGCTAAACGGCTTGCATGTTGACGGTACGCTGCACTTGTTGTTAGGCGGCGATGGCAAATCGGCGGATTTTAGTCCGCTGGCGCGCTATCTGAATGGCGATAACGTTCGTCTGTATTGCTTCGGTCGCGACGGTGCGCAGTTAGCGGCTTTACGCCCGGAAGTGGCTGAACAAACCGAAACCATGGAGCAGGCGATGCGTCTATTGGCTCCGCGCGTGCGACCGGGAGATATGGTTCTGCTCTCTCCGGCCTGTGCCAGCCTCGATCAGTTCAAGAGCTTTGAACAACGGGGCAATGAATTTGCTCGTCTGGCGAAGGAGTTTGGTTGA
- the murG gene encoding undecaprenyldiphospho-muramoylpentapeptide beta-N-acetylglucosaminyltransferase: MSGQGKRLMVMAGGTGGHVFPGLAVAHHLMTQGWQVRWLGTADRMEADLVPKHGIEIDFIRISGLRGKGIKALLVAPLRIFNAWRQARAIMKAYKPDVVLGMGGYVSGPGGLAAWSLGIPVVLHEQNGIAGLTNKWLAKIATKVMQAFPGAFPNAEVVGNPVRTDVLALPLPQQRLAGREGPIRVLVVGGSQGARILNQTMPQVAAKLGDTVTIWHQSGKGSQQSVEQAYAEAGQPQHKVTEFIDDMAAAYAWADVVVCRSGALTVSEIAAAGLPALFVPFQHKDRQQYWNALPLEKAGAAKIIEQPQLTVDAVANTLAGWSRETLLTMAERARAASIPDATERVANEVSRAARA; encoded by the coding sequence ATGAGTGGTCAAGGGAAGCGATTAATGGTGATGGCTGGCGGTACTGGCGGACATGTGTTCCCCGGGCTGGCGGTTGCGCACCATTTAATGACCCAGGGGTGGCAAGTTCGCTGGCTGGGTACTGCCGATCGTATGGAAGCGGACTTAGTGCCGAAGCACGGTATTGAGATCGACTTTATTCGTATCTCCGGCCTGCGTGGTAAGGGGATCAAAGCATTACTCGTGGCTCCGCTGCGTATCTTTAACGCCTGGCGGCAGGCGCGGGCAATTATGAAAGCTTACAAGCCTGATGTGGTGCTCGGGATGGGCGGTTACGTTTCCGGGCCAGGTGGTCTGGCAGCATGGTCGTTAGGCATTCCGGTTGTACTTCACGAACAAAACGGCATTGCAGGCTTGACCAATAAATGGCTGGCGAAAATTGCCACCAAAGTGATGCAGGCGTTTCCAGGCGCTTTCCCCAATGCGGAAGTGGTTGGTAACCCGGTGCGTACCGATGTGCTGGCGCTGCCGTTACCGCAGCAACGTTTGGCCGGGCGTGAAGGCCCGATTCGTGTGTTGGTGGTGGGTGGTTCGCAGGGCGCGCGTATTCTTAACCAGACAATGCCTCAGGTCGCAGCAAAGCTGGGCGATACGGTAACTATCTGGCATCAGAGTGGCAAAGGTTCGCAACAATCTGTTGAACAGGCTTATGCCGAAGCGGGGCAACCGCAGCATAAAGTGACAGAATTTATTGATGATATGGCGGCGGCCTATGCATGGGCGGATGTCGTTGTTTGCCGCTCCGGCGCGTTGACGGTGAGTGAAATCGCCGCGGCGGGGCTACCGGCATTGTTTGTGCCGTTTCAGCATAAAGACCGCCAGCAATACTGGAATGCGCTGCCGCTGGAAAAAGCGGGCGCAGCCAAAATTATCGAGCAACCGCAACTTACTGTGGACGCTGTCGCCAACACCCTGGCCGGGTGGTCGCGAGAAACCTTATTAACCATGGCAGAACGCGCCCGTGCTGCATCCATTCCGGATGCCACCGAGCGAGTGGCAAATGAAGTGAGCCGGGCTGCCCGGGCGTAA
- the ddlB gene encoding D-alanine--D-alanine ligase, whose product MTDKIAVLLGGNSAEREVSLNSGAAVLAGLREGSINAHPVDPKEVDVMQLKAMGFQKVFIALHGRGGEDGTLQGMLELMGLPYTGSGVMASALSMDKLRSKLLWQGAGLPVAPWVALTRAEFEKGLSDKQLAEISALGLPLIVKPSREGSSVGMSKVVAENALQDALRLAFQHDEEVLIEKWLSGPEFTVAILGEEILPSIRIQPAGTFYDYEAKYLSDETQYFCPAGLEASQEANLQALVLKAWTTLGCKGWGRIDVMLDSDGQFYLLEANTSPGMTSHSLVPMAARQAGLSFSQLVVRILELAD is encoded by the coding sequence ATGACTGATAAAATCGCGGTCCTGTTGGGCGGGAACTCCGCAGAGAGAGAAGTTTCTTTGAATTCTGGTGCTGCAGTGTTAGCCGGGCTGCGTGAAGGCAGTATCAACGCGCATCCTGTCGATCCGAAAGAAGTCGACGTGATGCAACTGAAGGCGATGGGCTTTCAGAAAGTATTTATCGCTCTGCACGGGCGCGGCGGTGAAGACGGCACATTGCAGGGCATGCTCGAGCTGATGGGGCTACCTTATACCGGCAGCGGGGTGATGGCATCTGCGCTTTCAATGGATAAACTACGCAGCAAATTGCTGTGGCAGGGAGCAGGTTTACCGGTAGCGCCGTGGGTGGCATTAACCCGCGCAGAATTTGAAAAAGGCCTTAGTGATAAGCAGTTAGCAGAAATTTCTGCCTTAGGTTTGCCGCTTATTGTCAAGCCGAGTCGCGAAGGTTCCAGCGTTGGAATGTCAAAAGTAGTAGCAGAAAATGCTCTACAAGATGCATTAAGATTGGCATTTCAGCACGATGAAGAAGTATTGATTGAAAAATGGCTAAGTGGGCCGGAGTTCACGGTTGCGATACTCGGTGAAGAAATTTTACCGTCAATACGTATTCAACCCGCCGGAACCTTCTATGATTATGAGGCAAAGTATCTCTCTGATGAGACACAGTATTTCTGCCCCGCAGGTCTGGAAGCGTCACAAGAGGCCAATTTGCAGGCATTAGTGCTGAAAGCATGGACGACTTTAGGCTGCAAAGGATGGGGGCGTATTGACGTCATGCTGGACAGTGATGGACAGTTTTATCTGCTGGAAGCCAATACCTCACCGGGTATGACCAGCCATAGTCTGGTGCCGATGGCGGCGCGTCAGGCGGGGTTAAGCTTCTCGCAGTTGGTAGTACGAATTCTGGAACTGGCGGACTAA
- the ftsW gene encoding cell division protein FtsW, producing MRLSFPRLKMPRLPGFSILVWISTALKGWVMGSREKDTDSLIMYDRTLLWLTFGLAAIGFIMVTSASMPIGQRLTNDPFFFAKRDGVYLILAFILAIITLRLPMEFWQRYSATMLLGSIILLMIVLVVGSSVKGASRWIDLGLLRIQPAELTKLSLFCYIANYLVRKGDEVRNNLRGFLKPMGVILVLAVLLLAQPDLGTVVVLFVTTLAMLFLAGAKLWQFIAIIGMGISAVVLLILAEPYRIRRVTAFWNPWEDPFGSGYQLTQSLMAFGRGELWGQGLGNSVQKLEYLPEAHTDFIFAIIGEELGYIGVVLALLMVFFVAFRAMSIGRKALEIDHRFSGFLACSIGIWFSFQALVNVGAAAGMLPTKGLTLPLISYGGSSLLIMSTAIMMLLRIDYETRLEKAQAFARGSR from the coding sequence ATGCGTTTATCTTTCCCTCGCCTGAAAATGCCGCGTCTGCCGGGATTCAGTATCCTGGTCTGGATCTCCACGGCGCTGAAGGGCTGGGTGATGGGCTCGCGGGAAAAAGATACCGACAGCCTGATCATGTACGATCGTACCTTGCTGTGGCTGACCTTCGGCCTCGCGGCGATTGGCTTTATCATGGTGACCTCGGCGTCAATGCCCATCGGGCAACGCTTAACCAACGATCCGTTCTTCTTCGCGAAGCGTGATGGTGTTTACCTGATCCTGGCGTTCATTCTGGCGATCATTACGCTGCGCCTGCCGATGGAGTTCTGGCAGCGCTACAGCGCCACAATGCTGCTCGGGTCAATCATCTTGCTGATGATCGTGCTGGTGGTGGGTAGCTCAGTTAAAGGGGCATCGCGTTGGATCGATCTCGGCCTGCTGCGTATTCAGCCTGCGGAACTGACTAAGCTGTCGCTGTTTTGCTATATCGCCAACTATCTGGTGCGCAAAGGTGACGAAGTGCGTAATAACTTGCGCGGCTTCCTGAAACCGATGGGGGTGATTCTGGTACTGGCAGTGTTGCTGCTGGCGCAGCCTGACCTCGGTACGGTGGTGGTGTTGTTTGTGACCACGCTGGCGATGCTGTTCCTGGCGGGGGCGAAATTATGGCAATTCATTGCCATTATCGGCATGGGGATTTCAGCAGTTGTGTTGCTGATCCTCGCTGAACCATACCGTATTCGCCGCGTTACCGCGTTCTGGAACCCGTGGGAAGACCCGTTCGGCAGCGGCTATCAGTTGACGCAATCATTGATGGCGTTTGGTCGTGGCGAATTGTGGGGGCAAGGTTTAGGTAACTCGGTACAAAAACTGGAGTATCTGCCGGAAGCGCATACTGACTTTATTTTCGCCATTATCGGAGAAGAACTGGGGTATATCGGTGTGGTGCTGGCGCTTTTAATGGTATTCTTCGTCGCTTTTCGTGCGATGTCGATTGGCCGTAAAGCGTTAGAAATTGACCACCGCTTTTCTGGTTTTCTCGCCTGTTCAATTGGCATCTGGTTTAGTTTCCAGGCGCTGGTTAACGTAGGCGCGGCGGCGGGGATGCTACCGACCAAAGGTTTGACATTGCCGCTGATCAGTTACGGTGGTTCGAGTTTACTGATTATGTCGACAGCCATCATGATGCTGTTGCGTATTGATTATGAAACGCGTCTGGAGAAAGCGCAGGCGTTTGCACGAGGTTCACGATGA
- the ftsA gene encoding cell division protein FtsA — translation MIKATDRKLVVGLEIGTAKVAALVGEVLPDGMVNIIGVGSCPSRGMDKGGVNDLESVVKCVQRAIDQAELMADCQISSVYLALSGKHISCQNEIGMVPISEEEVTQEDVENVVHTAKSVRVRDEHRVLHVIPQEYAIDYQEGIKNPVGLSGVRMQAKVHLITCHNDMAKNIVKAVERCGLKVDQLIFAGLASSYSVLTEDERELGVCVVDIGGGTMDIAVYTGGALRHTKVIPYAGNVVTSDIAYAFGTPPSDAEAIKVRHGCALGSIVGKDESVEVPSVGGRPPRSLQRQTLAEVIEPRYTELLNLVNEEILQLQEKLRQQGVKHHLAAGIVLTGGAAQIEGLAACAQRVFHTQVRIGAPLNITGLTDYAQEPYYSTAVGLLHYGKESHLNGEAEVEKRVTASVGSWIKRLNSWLRKEF, via the coding sequence ATGATCAAGGCGACGGACAGAAAACTGGTAGTAGGACTGGAGATTGGTACCGCGAAGGTTGCCGCTTTAGTAGGGGAAGTTCTGCCCGACGGTATGGTCAATATCATTGGTGTGGGCAGTTGCCCATCACGTGGTATGGATAAAGGCGGGGTTAACGACCTCGAATCCGTGGTCAAATGCGTACAACGCGCTATTGACCAGGCAGAATTGATGGCAGATTGTCAGATCTCTTCAGTATATCTGGCGCTTTCTGGTAAGCACATCAGTTGTCAGAATGAAATAGGTATGGTGCCCATTTCTGAAGAAGAAGTGACGCAAGAAGATGTGGAAAACGTCGTCCATACCGCGAAATCGGTGCGCGTGCGTGATGAACATCGTGTGTTGCACGTGATCCCGCAAGAGTACGCGATTGACTATCAGGAAGGGATCAAGAACCCGGTGGGGCTTTCCGGCGTGCGAATGCAGGCAAAAGTGCACCTGATCACATGTCACAATGATATGGCGAAAAACATTGTTAAAGCGGTTGAACGTTGTGGCCTGAAAGTTGACCAACTGATATTTGCCGGACTGGCATCAAGTTATTCGGTATTGACGGAAGACGAACGTGAATTGGGAGTCTGCGTCGTCGATATCGGTGGTGGTACAATGGATATCGCCGTTTATACCGGTGGGGCATTGCGCCACACCAAGGTAATTCCTTATGCTGGCAATGTGGTGACCAGTGATATCGCCTATGCCTTTGGCACGCCGCCAAGCGACGCCGAAGCGATTAAAGTTCGCCATGGCTGCGCGTTAGGCTCCATCGTTGGTAAAGATGAGAGTGTGGAAGTGCCGAGCGTAGGTGGGCGACCACCGCGTAGTCTGCAACGTCAGACGCTGGCGGAGGTGATTGAGCCACGGTATACCGAGCTGCTCAATCTGGTCAACGAAGAGATATTGCAGTTGCAGGAAAAGCTTCGCCAACAAGGTGTGAAACATCACCTGGCGGCGGGCATTGTATTAACCGGTGGCGCGGCGCAGATCGAAGGTCTTGCCGCCTGCGCTCAGCGAGTGTTTCATACGCAGGTGCGTATTGGCGCGCCGCTGAATATCACTGGTTTAACTGATTATGCTCAGGAGCCGTATTACTCGACGGCTGTGGGATTGCTTCACTACGGGAAAGAGTCACATCTTAACGGTGAAGCGGAAGTAGAAAAACGTGTTACAGCATCAGTTGGCTCGTGGATCAAGCGACTCAATAGTTGGCTGCGAAAAGAGTTTTAA
- the ftsZ gene encoding cell division protein FtsZ — protein MFEPMELTNDAVIKVIGVGGGGGNAVEHMVRERIEGVEFFAVNTDAQALRKTAVGQTIQIGSGITKGLGAGANPEVGRNAADEDRDALRAALEGADMVFIAAGMGGGTGTGAAPVVAEVAKDLGILTVAVVTKPFNFEGKKRMAFAEQGITELSKHVDSLITIPNDKLLKVLGRGISLLDAFGAANDVLKGAVQGIAELITRPGLMNVDFADVRTVMSEMGYAMMGSGVASGEDRAEEAAEMAISSPLLEDIDLSGARGVLVNITAGFDLRLDEFETVGNTIRAFASDNATVVIGTSLDPDMNDELRVTVVATGIGMDKRPEITLVTNKQVQQPVMDRYQQHGMAPLTQEQKPVAKVVNDNTPQTAKEPDYLDIPAFLRKQAD, from the coding sequence ATGTTTGAACCAATGGAACTTACCAACGACGCGGTGATTAAAGTCATCGGCGTCGGCGGCGGCGGCGGTAATGCTGTTGAGCACATGGTGCGTGAGCGCATTGAAGGTGTTGAATTCTTCGCGGTAAATACCGATGCACAGGCGCTGCGTAAAACAGCGGTTGGGCAGACGATTCAGATCGGTAGTGGTATAACCAAAGGACTGGGAGCTGGCGCTAATCCAGAAGTTGGCCGTAATGCGGCTGATGAGGATCGCGATGCATTGCGTGCGGCGCTGGAAGGTGCAGACATGGTATTTATTGCAGCAGGTATGGGGGGCGGTACTGGTACAGGTGCTGCGCCGGTCGTTGCTGAAGTTGCAAAAGATTTGGGGATCCTGACCGTTGCTGTCGTGACTAAGCCTTTCAACTTTGAAGGCAAGAAGCGTATGGCCTTCGCGGAGCAGGGGATCACTGAATTGTCCAAGCATGTGGACTCACTGATTACCATCCCGAACGATAAACTGCTGAAGGTGCTCGGTCGCGGTATTTCCCTGCTTGATGCGTTTGGCGCAGCGAATGATGTGCTGAAAGGTGCTGTTCAGGGTATCGCTGAACTGATTACTCGTCCGGGTCTGATGAACGTCGACTTTGCAGACGTTCGTACCGTGATGTCTGAAATGGGCTACGCGATGATGGGTTCTGGTGTGGCAAGCGGCGAAGACCGTGCGGAAGAAGCGGCTGAAATGGCTATCTCTTCTCCGCTGCTGGAAGACATCGACCTGTCTGGCGCGCGCGGCGTGCTGGTTAACATCACGGCGGGCTTCGACCTGCGTCTGGATGAATTCGAAACCGTAGGTAACACCATCCGTGCATTTGCTTCGGATAACGCGACTGTGGTTATCGGTACATCTCTTGACCCGGATATGAACGATGAACTGCGTGTAACCGTGGTTGCAACAGGCATCGGCATGGACAAACGTCCTGAAATCACTCTCGTGACCAATAAACAAGTTCAGCAGCCGGTGATGGATCGTTACCAACAGCACGGTATGGCACCGCTGACTCAGGAACAGAAACCGGTCGCTAAAGTGGTGAACGACAATACGCCGCAAACCGCGAAAGAACCTGATTATCTGGATATCCCTGCATTCTTGCGTAAGCAAGCTGACTAA